A stretch of Blautia liquoris DNA encodes these proteins:
- a CDS encoding insulinase family protein codes for MTEAYELLQKEEIKDIHAMGYLYRHKKSGARVMLLSNDDENKVFNIAFRTPPANSTGVAHIIEHTVLCGSRKFPLKDPFVELVKGSLNTFLNAMTYPDKTMFPVASCNDTDFQNLMDVYLDAVFYPNIYKNENIFKQEGWHYHLEKEADPVTYNGVVYNEMKGAFSSAEEVLGRQILNSLFPDTAYGVESGGDPKVIPSLDYEEFLDFHRKYYHPSNSYIYLYGNMNMKEKLEWLDKEYLSDFEAISVDSKIAYQKPFDKRREICASYPILDQEDDKNNTYLSESMVVGDELDLKLNIAFAVLEYALLDAPGAPVKQALLDAQIGKDVDGSYSDGILQPYFEITARNANVSDKERFLQVIHDTLQGIADQGVDKKAILAGINYLEFRFREADYASFPKGLMYGITVFDSWLYDDTKPFLHLKQLDVFDELKKDAYSGYFENLIRKYLISNPHSSVITLVPQKGLADEEDKKTKEKLAKYKAGLKDAEIAKLVQDTKSLNEYQESADSEENKQRIPLLKRTDIDRKSVRLYNEQHRQEDTTILHHKICTNGITYAALLFDTKNVPDELIPYMGILKSVLGYVSTRNYSYSELFNEINANTGGIYCSTQVFQQPKFNLGCTRMFGVRMKCLNDKVNFAFDMIKEILTTSKIDDEKRLREILGSMKANLQQSIPGAGHSSAVLRASSYFSPSAYFQEQVGGIAFYELVERLDKNFDEMKSDLVTKLQTLMRYIFRPENLFVSITCDGKAFEGTKERVAAVKEYLCHDQLAKGCINYRLEQKNEAFITSGQVQYVASCGNFKEAGYEYTGALRILKMILDYDYLWANLRVKGGAYGCMSGFKRNGESYVVSYRDPHLEKTLKVYRGIKDYLEKFSCPERDMTKYIIGTISALDTPMNPSAKGELSLNAYFGGLTEDDFQKEREEILDAGCEDIRKLSKIVDAVIAQNNICVIGTSAKIEEDREYFKEVKKL; via the coding sequence ATGACTGAAGCATATGAATTGCTGCAGAAAGAAGAAATAAAGGATATTCATGCTATGGGGTATCTTTACAGGCATAAAAAGAGTGGTGCCAGGGTTATGCTGCTTTCGAATGATGACGAGAATAAAGTCTTTAATATTGCGTTTCGGACACCGCCGGCTAACTCGACTGGAGTGGCTCATATTATCGAGCATACCGTACTTTGCGGTTCCAGAAAATTCCCCTTAAAGGATCCTTTTGTAGAACTTGTAAAAGGGAGCCTAAACACATTTCTCAATGCGATGACCTATCCGGACAAGACAATGTTTCCGGTAGCAAGCTGCAATGACACAGATTTTCAAAATTTAATGGATGTCTATCTCGACGCTGTCTTCTACCCGAATATCTATAAGAATGAAAATATCTTCAAGCAGGAAGGATGGCATTATCATTTGGAAAAGGAGGCAGATCCGGTTACCTATAACGGAGTTGTCTATAATGAGATGAAGGGAGCTTTTTCTTCTGCAGAAGAAGTTCTGGGAAGACAAATATTGAATTCATTGTTTCCGGATACTGCATATGGTGTGGAATCTGGCGGTGATCCAAAGGTGATTCCGTCTCTTGACTACGAAGAATTTCTGGATTTTCACAGAAAATACTATCACCCTTCAAACAGCTACATCTATCTCTATGGAAATATGAACATGAAGGAGAAACTTGAATGGCTGGATAAGGAATATTTAAGCGATTTTGAAGCGATCTCTGTTGATTCAAAGATTGCTTACCAGAAGCCATTTGATAAGAGAAGAGAGATCTGTGCCTCTTATCCGATTCTGGATCAGGAGGATGACAAGAACAATACGTATCTGTCCGAGAGTATGGTTGTAGGCGATGAACTAGACTTGAAACTCAATATTGCATTTGCCGTATTGGAATATGCACTGCTGGATGCACCTGGTGCACCGGTAAAGCAGGCTCTTTTGGATGCGCAGATCGGAAAGGATGTCGACGGTTCTTATTCGGATGGAATTTTACAGCCGTATTTTGAGATTACGGCAAGGAATGCCAATGTCTCCGACAAAGAGCGCTTCCTTCAGGTTATTCACGATACCTTGCAGGGCATCGCAGATCAAGGTGTTGATAAAAAAGCAATTCTTGCTGGAATCAATTATCTCGAATTCCGTTTCCGTGAGGCAGATTACGCGTCATTTCCAAAGGGACTGATGTATGGAATTACGGTCTTTGACAGTTGGCTTTATGATGATACGAAGCCATTTTTGCATCTGAAACAATTGGATGTATTTGATGAACTGAAAAAAGACGCCTACAGCGGATATTTTGAAAATCTGATTCGAAAATATCTGATTTCAAACCCGCATTCTTCGGTAATTACGTTAGTACCCCAAAAGGGTCTTGCTGATGAGGAAGATAAAAAGACAAAGGAAAAGCTTGCAAAATATAAGGCCGGATTGAAGGATGCAGAGATTGCGAAGCTTGTACAGGACACGAAGAGTTTAAACGAATATCAGGAGAGCGCTGACAGCGAAGAGAACAAGCAGCGGATACCTCTTTTGAAACGGACAGACATCGACCGGAAATCTGTTCGACTCTACAATGAACAGCACAGGCAGGAAGATACCACAATTTTGCATCACAAGATATGTACGAATGGAATCACCTATGCGGCACTTCTGTTTGATACTAAGAATGTGCCAGATGAATTAATCCCTTATATGGGAATCTTAAAGTCAGTTCTTGGATATGTAAGCACAAGAAATTATAGCTATTCCGAACTGTTCAATGAAATCAATGCGAATACAGGCGGAATCTACTGCAGTACTCAGGTCTTTCAGCAGCCCAAATTTAACCTGGGCTGTACGCGGATGTTTGGGGTTCGGATGAAATGCCTGAATGACAAAGTGAATTTTGCATTTGACATGATAAAAGAGATTCTCACAACATCTAAGATTGATGATGAGAAGAGACTCCGCGAAATACTGGGAAGTATGAAAGCAAATCTTCAGCAATCGATTCCCGGAGCGGGGCATTCGAGTGCAGTTTTAAGAGCCAGTTCTTATTTCTCGCCGTCGGCATATTTTCAGGAACAGGTAGGAGGAATTGCTTTCTATGAACTGGTCGAGAGGTTGGACAAGAACTTCGATGAGATGAAATCAGATCTTGTGACAAAGCTGCAGACTTTGATGCGCTATATTTTTCGTCCGGAAAATCTTTTTGTCAGCATAACCTGCGATGGGAAGGCATTTGAAGGGACAAAGGAAAGGGTTGCCGCAGTAAAAGAATACTTGTGCCATGATCAGCTGGCAAAGGGATGTATCAATTATCGCCTTGAGCAGAAGAATGAAGCATTCATAACATCTGGACAAGTTCAGTATGTCGCTTCATGTGGTAACTTTAAAGAGGCAGGCTATGAATATACCGGGGCTTTGAGGATCCTCAAGATGATTCTGGATTATGATTATCTGTGGGCAAATCTGCGCGTAAAGGGAGGTGCTTATGGATGTATGAGCGGTTTTAAGAGGAATGGTGAATCGTACGTTGTCTCTTATCGGGATCCTCATCTGGAGAAAACCCTGAAAGTATATCGTGGAATAAAAGATTATCTTGAGAAATTCAGCTGCCCTGAAAGGGATATGACAAAATATATCATAGGTACAATCAGTGCACTCGATACACCGATGAATCCTTCGGCCAAAGGTGAACTGTCTTTAAACGCATACTTTGGGGGACTGACAGAAGATGATTTCCAAAAGGAACGTGAGGAGATACTGGATGCCGGATGCGAGGATATCAGAAAACTTTCAAAAATCGTGGATGCGGTGATCGCACAGAATAATATCTGTGTAATTGGGACATCCGCCAAAATAGAAGAAGACAGAGAATATTTTAAAGAGGTAAAGAAACTTTGA
- a CDS encoding SseB family protein codes for MIKKLQRLEEMLVAFSQFTRMPFVECDEETFDDQIHVFADATKIQEFAKSFLEDKILLAGVKVPVEQKKSFLNSLYSIGVNAVMFHDGDSITRIQLQDLIRQPDFENLLKEKIPVMNPSLQLSALYFIQELRRPVQHDQVQLHDMEEEMIRDIAKSRFIMGLEVEKKEGDSKEKIRIPFVKDKDENILQPIFSDFAEFQKHYKQKALKMKLAPLTLAQLSSYLIEDSKGFVLNPSGFNLPLSKDQINMITDNFQDLIPEN; via the coding sequence ATGATTAAGAAACTGCAAAGACTAGAAGAGATGCTGGTTGCTTTTTCTCAGTTCACAAGGATGCCATTCGTAGAGTGCGATGAGGAAACTTTCGATGATCAGATTCATGTATTTGCAGATGCCACAAAGATACAGGAATTTGCAAAATCTTTCCTTGAGGATAAGATTCTTCTTGCAGGTGTGAAAGTGCCAGTGGAGCAAAAGAAATCCTTTTTAAATTCCCTTTATTCAATCGGTGTCAATGCTGTCATGTTCCATGACGGAGATTCGATCACAAGGATTCAGCTGCAGGATCTGATCAGGCAGCCGGATTTCGAGAACTTGTTGAAGGAGAAGATACCTGTGATGAATCCTTCTCTTCAGCTTTCGGCACTTTATTTTATACAGGAGCTGAGACGCCCGGTACAGCATGATCAAGTGCAGCTGCACGACATGGAAGAGGAAATGATCAGAGATATCGCCAAATCGAGATTTATCATGGGTTTGGAAGTGGAAAAGAAAGAAGGAGATTCAAAGGAAAAGATCCGTATTCCTTTTGTAAAAGACAAGGATGAGAATATACTCCAGCCGATATTCAGTGATTTTGCGGAATTTCAGAAACATTATAAACAAAAGGCATTGAAGATGAAACTTGCGCCCCTGACACTTGCGCAGCTTTCATCTTATCTGATCGAAGATTCAAAGGGATTTGTGCTAAATCCATCTGGGTTTAATCTTCCTCTTTCAAAAGATCAGATTAATATGATAACAGATAATTTTCAGGATCTCATTCCGGAAAATTAA
- the nifJ gene encoding pyruvate:ferredoxin (flavodoxin) oxidoreductase encodes MARKMKTMDGNHAAAHVSYAYSDVAAIYPITPSSVMAEATDEWATQGRKNMFGQEVRVTEMQSEAGAAGAVHGALSAGALTTTYTASQGLLLMIPNLYKIAGEGLPAVFDVSARAVASHALSIFGDHSDVYACRQTGCAMLCESSVQEVMDLTPVAHGAAIKGSVPFINFFDGFRTSHEIQKIETWDYEDLEDMADKDAISQFRRNALNPNHPDQRGSSQNPDVFFQAREACNSAYDALPEIVQEYMDKVNEKIGTDYKLFNYYGAPDAEHVIIAMGSVCETIDETIDHLMKAGEKVGVVKVRLYRPFVAEALVNAIPDSVKQISVLDRTKEPGSIGEPLYLDVVAALKETKFDQIPIFTGRYGLGSKDTTPAQIVAVFGNHEKKRFTIGIVDDVTHLSLDVEEGLVTTPEGTINCKFWGLGSDGTVGANKNSIKIIGDNTDMYAQAYFDYDSKKSGGITMSHLRFGKKPIQSTYLIHKANFVACHNPSYVDKYNMVQELVDGGTFLLNCPWDAEGLEEHLPGSMKSYIANHNIKFYVIDGVKIGIEVGMGPTRINTILQSAFFKLADIIPEDKAIELMKAAAKATYGRKGDDIVQKNWAAIDEGAKQVVEVKVPESWKNADKEDGIHLTHADKGRKDVVDFVNNVQSRISAQQGNDLPVSAFMDYADGSTPSGSSAYEKRGIAVNIPVWHPENCIQCNRCAYVCPHAVIRPFALTDEEAEAAPEGMQTLPMIGMKEYKFAITVSALDCTGCGSCANTCPGKKGVKALTMESFEENEDCAKYSDYAIDLPLKEDVLEKFKANTVKGSQFRKPLLEFSGACAGCGETPYARLITQLFGDRMYIANATGCTSIWGNSSPSTPYTTNAQGHGPAWSNSLFEDNAEFGYGMLLAQNAIRAGLKEKVESVMNGEKVSDEVKAASKEYLDTFDVGATNGDATDKLVKALEGCDCDCDVRKDILDNKDFLAKKSQWIFGGDGWAYDIGYGGVDHVLASGQDINIMVFDTEVYSNTGGQSSKSTPTGAVAQFAAGGKETKKKDLGGMAMSYGYVYVAHIAMGADFNQTVKALTEAEAYPGPSLIIAYSPCINHGIKMGMGKSQMEEEKAVKAGYWNNYRFNPALKEEGKAAFILDSKAPTESYEDFLNGEVRYNSLKRANPEKAERLFTQSAQDAKERYEYLQKLVTLYGED; translated from the coding sequence ATGGCAAGAAAGATGAAGACCATGGATGGTAATCATGCTGCAGCACACGTCTCATATGCTTATTCTGACGTAGCGGCAATTTATCCGATTACTCCATCATCTGTTATGGCTGAAGCTACAGATGAATGGGCCACCCAGGGCAGAAAAAACATGTTCGGACAGGAAGTTCGCGTGACTGAGATGCAGTCTGAAGCAGGCGCTGCAGGTGCAGTACACGGAGCACTATCGGCAGGTGCACTGACAACTACTTACACAGCTTCTCAGGGGCTGCTGCTTATGATTCCAAACCTGTACAAGATCGCCGGCGAAGGACTTCCGGCTGTTTTTGATGTGTCGGCACGCGCCGTTGCAAGCCATGCATTATCAATTTTTGGCGATCACTCGGATGTATATGCATGTCGTCAGACCGGATGTGCCATGCTCTGTGAATCCAGTGTTCAGGAAGTTATGGATCTGACACCGGTCGCACATGGTGCGGCAATCAAAGGAAGTGTTCCTTTTATCAATTTCTTCGATGGATTCCGTACTTCTCATGAGATTCAGAAGATTGAGACCTGGGATTACGAAGATCTTGAAGACATGGCCGACAAAGATGCAATCAGTCAATTCCGTCGTAACGCTTTGAACCCGAATCATCCGGACCAGCGCGGATCTTCCCAGAACCCGGATGTATTCTTCCAGGCAAGAGAAGCATGTAATTCTGCTTATGATGCACTTCCTGAGATCGTGCAGGAATACATGGACAAAGTAAATGAAAAGATTGGAACAGACTATAAACTCTTCAATTACTATGGCGCACCGGATGCTGAGCATGTAATTATTGCTATGGGTTCGGTATGTGAGACCATTGACGAGACCATCGACCATCTGATGAAGGCAGGAGAAAAGGTTGGCGTTGTAAAGGTTCGCCTGTACAGACCATTTGTTGCAGAAGCACTGGTTAACGCCATTCCGGATTCCGTTAAACAGATTTCTGTTCTTGACAGAACAAAAGAACCAGGATCAATCGGTGAGCCTTTATATCTTGATGTTGTTGCTGCATTGAAAGAAACAAAATTCGATCAGATCCCGATATTCACAGGACGGTATGGTCTGGGATCAAAAGACACTACTCCTGCACAGATTGTAGCTGTTTTTGGTAATCATGAGAAGAAGAGATTTACAATTGGTATTGTAGATGATGTGACACATCTGTCTCTCGACGTAGAGGAAGGTCTTGTAACTACACCGGAAGGTACAATCAACTGCAAGTTCTGGGGACTTGGTTCGGATGGTACCGTAGGTGCGAATAAGAACTCCATTAAGATCATTGGCGATAATACGGATATGTATGCGCAGGCTTATTTTGACTATGATTCAAAGAAGTCGGGCGGTATCACGATGTCTCATCTGCGTTTCGGAAAGAAACCAATTCAGTCAACGTACCTGATTCACAAAGCGAACTTTGTGGCATGCCATAATCCTTCCTATGTTGACAAGTACAATATGGTTCAGGAACTGGTAGATGGCGGTACATTCCTTTTGAACTGTCCATGGGATGCCGAAGGCCTGGAAGAGCATCTTCCCGGGTCTATGAAGTCCTATATTGCAAATCACAATATTAAGTTCTACGTAATTGATGGTGTTAAGATTGGTATTGAGGTAGGCATGGGACCGACTCGTATCAATACAATCCTTCAGTCTGCGTTCTTCAAACTGGCTGATATCATTCCTGAAGATAAGGCAATCGAACTGATGAAAGCTGCTGCAAAGGCGACTTACGGACGTAAGGGTGATGATATTGTTCAGAAGAACTGGGCGGCTATTGACGAAGGTGCAAAACAGGTGGTAGAAGTCAAGGTTCCTGAAAGCTGGAAGAATGCTGACAAGGAAGATGGAATTCATCTGACACATGCCGATAAGGGCAGAAAAGATGTTGTAGATTTCGTAAACAATGTTCAGTCCAGAATTAGTGCTCAGCAGGGTAATGATCTGCCGGTATCTGCATTCATGGATTATGCAGACGGATCCACGCCATCAGGCTCTTCTGCTTATGAGAAACGTGGAATCGCTGTTAATATTCCTGTATGGCATCCGGAAAACTGTATCCAGTGTAACCGATGTGCATATGTATGTCCGCATGCAGTCATCCGTCCGTTTGCACTGACAGATGAAGAGGCAGAGGCTGCACCGGAAGGTATGCAGACACTGCCGATGATCGGTATGAAAGAATACAAATTCGCAATCACTGTATCTGCACTTGACTGTACAGGTTGTGGTTCCTGTGCGAACACATGCCCTGGCAAGAAAGGTGTGAAAGCACTTACTATGGAGAGCTTTGAAGAGAACGAAGATTGTGCAAAATACTCTGATTATGCGATCGATCTTCCTCTGAAAGAGGACGTCCTTGAGAAGTTCAAGGCAAATACTGTAAAGGGGAGTCAGTTCAGAAAACCGCTGCTTGAGTTCTCAGGAGCATGTGCGGGCTGTGGTGAGACACCATACGCACGATTGATCACCCAGCTGTTTGGTGACAGAATGTATATTGCCAATGCAACAGGATGTACTTCTATCTGGGGCAACTCTTCACCTTCAACCCCCTATACAACGAATGCACAGGGACATGGACCGGCATGGTCGAATTCATTGTTTGAGGATAACGCAGAGTTTGGATATGGTATGTTGCTTGCTCAGAATGCGATCAGGGCCGGACTGAAAGAGAAGGTCGAGTCTGTCATGAATGGTGAAAAGGTTTCTGATGAAGTGAAAGCTGCATCCAAAGAATATCTGGATACATTCGATGTTGGCGCAACGAACGGTGATGCCACAGATAAACTTGTAAAAGCCTTAGAGGGCTGCGATTGTGACTGCGATGTACGCAAAGACATCCTTGACAATAAGGATTTCCTTGCTAAAAAATCTCAGTGGATCTTTGGCGGTGACGGATGGGCTTACGATATTGGATACGGCGGTGTTGATCATGTTCTCGCAAGTGGACAGGATATCAACATTATGGTATTTGATACGGAAGTTTATTCTAATACAGGCGGTCAGTCATCGAAGTCTACACCGACAGGAGCTGTTGCACAGTTCGCTGCAGGCGGTAAGGAGACAAAGAAGAAAGACCTCGGCGGCATGGCTATGAGCTATGGTTATGTATATGTAGCACACATCGCTATGGGAGCTGATTTCAACCAGACCGTTAAGGCTCTTACAGAGGCTGAGGCATATCCGGGACCATCACTGATCATCGCTTATTCTCCATGTATCAATCATGGTATTAAGATGGGAATGGGCAAATCACAGATGGAAGAGGAAAAAGCAGTGAAAGCTGGTTACTGGAATAACTACAGGTTCAATCCTGCTTTGAAAGAAGAAGGAAAAGCTGCATTCATCCTCGACAGTAAAGCGCCTACAGAAAGTTATGAAGACTTCTTAAACGGAGAAGTGCGTTACAATTCTCTGAAACGTGCGAACCCTGAAAAGGCTGAGAGACTCTTTACTCAGTCCGCACAGGATGCAAAAGAGAGATATGAATATCTGCAGAAACTGGTTACTCTTTACGGAGAGGATTAA